The DNA region ATCCTACATTTCTTGTAAATGCATTCAAGAAATGTAGGATTCAAAAAGTAATCATGAAGAAAAAATTAATCTTTATGTCGCATTAACGGGAATAATAAAACATCGCGGATTGAAGGTGAATTCGTTAGCAACATAACAAGACGGTCTACCCCAATACCTAAACCACCAGTTGGGGGCATTCCATACTCCAAAGCTTCGATGAAATCTTCATCCATCATATGTGCTTCGTCATTTCCTTGTTCCCTTTCACGGAGTTGCGCCTCAAACCGTTCACGTTGATCGATTGGATCATTTAATTCTGTAAATGCATTCGCATGTTCACGGCCAACAATAAACAATTCAAATCGATCTGTGAATCTAGGGTCTTCTTCATTTTTCTTAGCTAATGGTGATATTTCAACTGGATGACCGTAAATAAATGTTGGCTGAATAAGCTTTTCCTCTACTTTTTGTTCGAAAAATTCATTTACGATATGTCCATACGTCATATGTTCTGTAATTTCAACTTGATGTTCTTTAGCAATTTGTCGAATTTCTTCATCCGACATTTCCTTCCAAAGGTCAACACCTGCATATTCTTTGATCGCATCGACCATGTGAAGACGTCTCCACTTAGGTTCTAATTCAACCGTATATTCACCATATTGGATGGTTGTCGATCCAAGAACTTCTTTTGCGATATGTGCGACTAAATTTTCGGTTAAATTCATAATATCACGATAATCAGCATATGCTTCATAAAGCTCAATCATCGTAAATTCAGGGTTATGTCGTGTTGAAACCCCTTCATTTCTAAATACTCGACCAATCTCATAAACTTTTTCAAGCCCACCAACAATCAATCTCTTCAAATGTAATTCAATAGCAATTCTCATATAAAGAGTCATATCTAAAGCATTATGATGAGTAATAAATGGCCGAGCTGAAGCACCACCTGCGATTGAGTGCATCATTGGTGTTTCCACTTCAATATAGCCATGGTCATCTAAATATCGTCTCATCGCTTGGATAATCTTACTTCTAGAAATAAATGTGTTTTTACTTTCTGGGTTCATGATTAAATCTAAATATCTTTGACGGTAGCGTTGCTCTACATCTTTTAATCCATGAAATTTATCTGGTAAAGGGCGAAGAGACTTCGTTAATAATTGGAAGTCCTTTGCTTTAACGGATAATTCCCCGACTTTTGTCTTAAAAACGGTACCACTAACACCGACAATATCTCCTAAGTCAGCTGTTTTAAAAAGATCATATTGTTCTTCGCCTACAGCATCTTTTCTTACATAGATTTGAATTTGTCCAGTTAGATCTTGAATATGAGCAAATCCAGCTTTTCCTTTGCCGCGTTTCGTCATAATACGACCTGCAATCGTTACTTTAACTTCTTTCTCTTCTAGATCCTCTTTTGTCAATCCTTCATATTCAGATGTAATGTCTTTAACACCATGTGTGCGTTCAAATCTTTTTCCGAACGGATCTATTCCATTAGCTAATAATGCTTGTAGTTTATCCCGTCTTACAATCAATTGGTCATTTAATTCTTCATGACTCATTACTCTGTTCACTCCTATAATTTTTTCAGGTCTTTGGACTATGTCAATTATATACCTTTATTATTGTACACAATCTTTCTTGTCTAGACATCTCTAAACTAATAAGATTATTAAAACTCATGATCTTTTCGTATGTAAACAAAATACTGCCAGTCTTCTGTCTTCCTTCCTGGCAGTAGTAATCAACATTATCCTACTTGTGATTCCGTTTCCCTTTTTTCCACTTCTTCAACAAGATTATTTAAAAGATCAACTAGTTGTTCTCTCGTTTCACACTCATTAATCATATTTCGTGCTTTGGCATTGCCACGGATTCCTTTTAAATACCAAGCAGCATGTTTCCGCATTTCTCTCACTGCAATCCGCTCATTTTTCAACGAAATAAGGCGATCTAAATGGAGAATGCAAACATCAATTTTTTCCCTAACTGAAGGTTCTCCCATTAATTCTCCAGTCTCAAGGAATTTCACGGTACGATAAATCATCCACGGATTTCCTAGTGCCGCTCTTCCTATCATTACACCATCACTACCAGTTTCCTCGAGCATTCTGAGAGCATCTTGTGGCGTTTTAACATCCCCATTCCCAATTACAGGAATGTTAACAGCTTGTTTCACTTGACGGATAATATCCCAATTCGCCTTTCCTTCATACATTTGAACACGAGTACGCCCATGTAAAGACACAGCTTGGCCTCCAGCTCGCTCAACCGCACGTGCATTTTCAATCGCGTAAATATGATCCTCATCCCAACCCATACGCATTTTGACTGTAACCGGTTTGTCAACGGCATCGACTACCGCCGCCACCATTTCATATATTTTATTAGGGTCCAATAACCATTTAGCTCCTGCATCACATTTTGTAATTTTCGGAACCGGGCATCCCATATTAATATCGATAATATCTGCATTCGTATTTTGATCGACAAATTGTGCTGCTTCCACTAATGTTTTCTTTTCTCCTCCAAAAATTTGGAGGCTTAGCGGCTTTTCGCGTTCATCTATATAAAGCATGTTCATTGTCTTTTCATTTTTAAAAATAATCCCTTTATCGCTGACCATTTCTGCACAAACGAGT from Oikeobacillus pervagus includes:
- the lysS gene encoding lysine--tRNA ligase, with product MSHEELNDQLIVRRDKLQALLANGIDPFGKRFERTHGVKDITSEYEGLTKEDLEEKEVKVTIAGRIMTKRGKGKAGFAHIQDLTGQIQIYVRKDAVGEEQYDLFKTADLGDIVGVSGTVFKTKVGELSVKAKDFQLLTKSLRPLPDKFHGLKDVEQRYRQRYLDLIMNPESKNTFISRSKIIQAMRRYLDDHGYIEVETPMMHSIAGGASARPFITHHNALDMTLYMRIAIELHLKRLIVGGLEKVYEIGRVFRNEGVSTRHNPEFTMIELYEAYADYRDIMNLTENLVAHIAKEVLGSTTIQYGEYTVELEPKWRRLHMVDAIKEYAGVDLWKEMSDEEIRQIAKEHQVEITEHMTYGHIVNEFFEQKVEEKLIQPTFIYGHPVEISPLAKKNEEDPRFTDRFELFIVGREHANAFTELNDPIDQRERFEAQLREREQGNDEAHMMDEDFIEALEYGMPPTGGLGIGVDRLVMLLTNSPSIRDVLLFPLMRHKD
- the dusB gene encoding tRNA dihydrouridine synthase DusB; the protein is MLKIGNIEMKNPVVLAPMAGVCNSAFRLTVKEFGAGLVCAEMVSDKGIIFKNEKTMNMLYIDEREKPLSLQIFGGEKKTLVEAAQFVDQNTNADIIDINMGCPVPKITKCDAGAKWLLDPNKIYEMVAAVVDAVDKPVTVKMRMGWDEDHIYAIENARAVERAGGQAVSLHGRTRVQMYEGKANWDIIRQVKQAVNIPVIGNGDVKTPQDALRMLEETGSDGVMIGRAALGNPWMIYRTVKFLETGELMGEPSVREKIDVCILHLDRLISLKNERIAVREMRKHAAWYLKGIRGNAKARNMINECETREQLVDLLNNLVEEVEKRETESQVG